The following proteins come from a genomic window of Aestuariirhabdus haliotis:
- the nth gene encoding endonuclease III, translating into MNRGKREQIFSRWRELNPEPKTELNYASSFELLVAVLLSAQATDVGVNKATAKLFPVANTPEAILALGLDGLKSYIKTIGLYNSKAENLIKTCRLLIEQHNSEVPQTREALEALPGVGRKTANVVLNTAFRQLAMAVDTHIFRVSNRTGIAPGKTVLEVEKRLMRLVPEEFLLDAHHWLILHGRYICKARTPQCNACPIEDLCEYRKKTSEK; encoded by the coding sequence ATGAATCGAGGCAAACGAGAACAAATTTTCAGCCGTTGGCGCGAACTCAATCCGGAGCCAAAAACCGAACTGAACTACGCTTCATCCTTTGAGTTACTGGTGGCGGTATTACTCTCTGCCCAGGCCACGGATGTCGGGGTCAACAAAGCCACTGCCAAGCTTTTTCCGGTCGCCAACACCCCTGAAGCCATACTGGCGTTAGGCCTCGATGGTCTGAAAAGCTATATAAAAACCATCGGTCTTTACAACAGTAAGGCCGAAAATCTGATCAAAACCTGTCGACTGTTAATCGAGCAACACAATAGCGAAGTACCGCAAACTCGCGAGGCTCTGGAAGCCTTACCAGGAGTTGGTAGGAAAACGGCTAATGTTGTCCTCAATACGGCGTTTCGCCAGCTCGCCATGGCGGTCGACACCCATATTTTTCGCGTTTCAAATCGCACCGGTATCGCGCCGGGTAAAACCGTGCTGGAAGTTGAAAAACGTTTGATGAGACTGGTACCGGAAGAGTTCCTGCTTGATGCCCACCATTGGCTGATTCTTCACGGGCGCTATATTTGCAAAGCGCGAACCCCTCAATGCAACGCTTGCCCTATTGAAGATCTTTGCGAATATCGTAAAAAGACCTCAGAAAAATAA
- the rsxD gene encoding electron transport complex subunit RsxD, with amino-acid sequence MALLRMSSPHAHGPGSTARMMRLVILATVPAALTLCYFFGWGTLINLMWASVIALGCEAAVLILRQRPVGFYLRDNSALLTAVLMALALPPLAPWWLTLIGVAFAIVIGKQLYGGMGYNPFNPAMLGYVLLLISFPVQMSAWAAPAGIEGFAGVEGFSQALFTIFPFLGEPLSVDAYTLATPLELMRENNSLTIEELWQSHPIFWSVGGQGWIWVNLAFLAGGLFLLYQRVFTWHTPVAMLGALSLMSLLFYGGDGSSSNGSTAFHLLSGATMMGAFFIATDPVSSAVSTRGRLIYGACIGVLIYIIRSWGGYPDGVAFAVLLMNMAAPTIDYYTQPRTYGHKKSNKGLAKSD; translated from the coding sequence ATGGCTCTGCTACGAATGAGTTCGCCTCACGCCCACGGCCCAGGATCCACCGCACGAATGATGCGATTGGTGATACTGGCAACGGTGCCTGCCGCCTTAACCCTGTGTTATTTCTTTGGCTGGGGCACATTGATTAATCTAATGTGGGCCAGTGTCATTGCTCTGGGCTGTGAAGCTGCTGTGCTGATCTTGCGACAGCGCCCCGTCGGGTTTTACCTGCGAGATAATAGCGCTCTGTTAACCGCTGTGCTGATGGCACTCGCCTTACCTCCTCTCGCCCCCTGGTGGTTAACCCTGATCGGTGTGGCCTTTGCCATCGTTATTGGCAAGCAGCTTTATGGCGGCATGGGGTATAACCCGTTCAACCCTGCCATGCTTGGTTACGTTTTACTGCTGATCTCTTTCCCGGTACAGATGAGTGCCTGGGCGGCACCTGCGGGAATTGAAGGTTTTGCAGGAGTCGAAGGATTCTCACAAGCTCTGTTTACCATCTTCCCGTTTTTGGGCGAACCACTTTCAGTGGATGCCTACACGCTGGCAACACCGCTGGAGCTGATGCGAGAAAACAACAGTCTGACCATTGAAGAGCTCTGGCAAAGCCACCCGATATTCTGGAGTGTTGGCGGACAAGGCTGGATCTGGGTAAATCTCGCGTTCCTGGCCGGTGGTCTGTTCTTGCTTTATCAACGAGTATTCACATGGCATACACCCGTTGCGATGCTCGGCGCACTATCGCTAATGAGCCTGCTGTTTTATGGCGGTGACGGTTCCAGCAGCAATGGTTCTACGGCTTTTCATCTGCTCAGTGGCGCCACCATGATGGGTGCCTTTTTTATCGCCACCGATCCGGTGAGCTCTGCGGTCAGTACCCGTGGCCGACTTATTTACGGTGCCTGTATCGGCGTACTGATTTACATCATCCGGAGCTGGGGAGGCTATCCAGATGGTGTCGCCTTCGCGGTATTATTGATGAATATGGCCGCCCCGACCATAGATTACTATACCCAACCACGAACTTACGGCCACAAAAAGTCCAACAAAGGCTTGGCGAAATCGGATTGA
- the rsxG gene encoding electron transport complex subunit RsxG, with amino-acid sequence MNTLTQSIARNSFSLGVFSIFTVGLIALTYVLTQQRIIEQVRAYEVKALNEIIPEEQHDNDLLSTLVMVDDLPLLGLDGQHKAYIAFDQSTPIAAILPVWAPDGYNGRISLLVGIRNNGELAAVRVITHRETPGLGDAIDTKVSDWIHQFEGLSLDNTESHAWAVKKDGGQFDQFTGATITPRAIVTAVQRSLVYFRAHRETLFAEGNKQLQARGKETH; translated from the coding sequence ATGAACACACTCACACAATCCATCGCAAGAAACAGCTTTTCGCTAGGCGTGTTTTCCATTTTTACCGTGGGCCTGATTGCCCTGACTTACGTGCTCACACAGCAGCGAATCATCGAGCAAGTTCGCGCATATGAAGTAAAAGCGTTGAACGAGATCATTCCGGAGGAACAGCACGATAATGACCTGCTCAGTACTCTGGTCATGGTCGATGATCTCCCCCTGTTAGGGCTCGACGGGCAACATAAGGCCTATATCGCCTTCGACCAGTCAACGCCGATTGCTGCTATTTTGCCGGTCTGGGCACCGGACGGTTATAACGGCCGCATCAGCTTGCTGGTGGGTATTCGCAACAACGGGGAACTGGCTGCAGTACGAGTTATTACTCACCGTGAAACGCCAGGTCTCGGAGATGCTATCGATACCAAAGTCTCTGACTGGATTCACCAGTTTGAAGGACTGTCACTCGACAATACTGAATCCCACGCCTGGGCGGTAAAAAAAGATGGCGGACAGTTTGACCAATTCACCGGTGCCACCATTACTCCCCGGGCGATAGTGACGGCGGTGCAACGCAGCCTGGTCTACTTCAGGGCGCATCGTGAAACATTATTTGCCGAGGGCAACAAACAGCTTCAAGCCCGCGGTAAGGAGACACATTGA
- a CDS encoding PilZ domain-containing protein, with product MTPDMGADENIEKQSNRRIKQRFPIPDLTVRLKQRSIFSLGNDWRTVEGLDFNRYGIAYSSKEPFKKGNRVYLSFRGPYIGLENVAAQVVSCARVEDGFRIGAVFLYWQSEELYDVNIDNNLSRIERIYHDQQAAVPSL from the coding sequence TTGACACCTGATATGGGCGCCGATGAAAACATAGAGAAGCAGTCTAACCGCCGTATTAAGCAACGCTTCCCGATTCCAGACCTTACCGTGCGGTTAAAACAACGCTCGATCTTCTCGCTTGGGAATGATTGGCGGACTGTTGAGGGGCTCGACTTTAATCGCTACGGAATTGCTTACAGCAGTAAAGAGCCTTTCAAAAAAGGGAATCGTGTCTACCTGTCGTTTCGCGGCCCCTATATTGGCTTGGAAAATGTTGCTGCACAGGTGGTCAGCTGTGCACGCGTCGAAGACGGTTTTCGAATTGGCGCCGTGTTTCTCTATTGGCAATCAGAGGAGCTCTATGACGTGAATATCGACAACAATTTGTCTCGTATCGAACGTATTTATCATGACCAACAGGCGGCTGTGCCAAGCCTATGA
- a CDS encoding electron transport complex subunit E, translating to MAQATDYRKISLDGLWNNNPALVQLLGLCPLLGVSNSVVNALGLGIATIFVMTGSNIAVSLIRSRASEAIRLPAFVMIIAALTTCVELLMQAFTYELYQILGIFIPLIVTNCAILGRAEAFAAKNPVIPSAIDGLMMGAGFALVLLLLGALRELIGKGTLFSGMDLLLGPGAAQWELVLFADYQKFLFAILPPGAFVIMGFIIALKNLIDDRIKQKQIQASTAIIARQSSTETS from the coding sequence ATGGCGCAAGCAACAGATTATCGCAAGATTAGTCTCGACGGACTCTGGAACAACAACCCGGCGCTGGTTCAACTGTTAGGCCTGTGCCCCCTGCTGGGCGTTTCCAACTCCGTCGTCAACGCACTGGGGCTAGGCATTGCGACCATTTTCGTTATGACCGGCTCCAACATTGCTGTATCCCTTATTCGCTCTCGCGCCAGCGAAGCCATCCGCTTACCGGCGTTTGTTATGATCATCGCGGCGCTCACGACCTGCGTAGAACTATTGATGCAGGCGTTCACCTACGAGCTGTACCAGATACTGGGCATTTTTATCCCCCTGATCGTAACCAACTGTGCCATTCTTGGCCGCGCCGAAGCCTTCGCGGCCAAAAACCCGGTTATCCCCTCCGCTATTGATGGCCTGATGATGGGGGCCGGTTTTGCGCTGGTATTGTTATTGCTGGGGGCGCTACGCGAACTGATTGGCAAGGGCACATTATTTTCCGGTATGGATCTGCTGCTTGGCCCTGGGGCAGCCCAGTGGGAACTGGTGCTGTTCGCCGACTATCAAAAGTTTCTCTTTGCAATTTTACCACCGGGTGCTTTCGTTATTATGGGCTTCATCATCGCCCTGAAAAACCTTATTGATGATCGAATCAAGCAAAAACAGATCCAGGCTTCTACCGCAATCATTGCCCGTCAAAGCAGCACCGAAACATCATGA